AAGCAATTTTCTTATAAAGAAATTGAACCATTAACAGATCAAATCAATGGACCGATTCTTGTTAGAGAAAACGATACGAAAGAATTTTTTGTCAAAAAATGTTACCCGCTTTATTTGCAGGATAATTTGATGACACTTCAAAAAATTAAACAAAGTAATTTACCTCGAATTCAAGAAGTTGTGAGCGAGTATGGGCAACTTTATTTATACGAAGAATTTATTCACGGGAAAACATTGTCAGAAATCATTAAAACGTCCGAAACGTTGGAGACTAAAATGATTTTGAAACTAACGCTGGATTTATTAGAGGCTCTGATTGCTCTTCACAGAGAAGGGTTAGTTCATCGTGATGTGAAACCTGGAAACATTATGCTGACGAATGATGGTGTGTTAAAATTGATCGATTTTGATGCGGTGAGGGTATTTGAAGAGGAGAAAGAAACGGACACGGTGCAGTTGGGAACAATCGGTTTTGCCTCACCGGAACAGTTTGGCTTTGCGCAAACAGATGCCAGAAGTGATCTCTATGCGGTAGGAGTCGTGATCAATGTTTGTTCGATCAAAGAGTATCCTAAAAATCAACTGAGCTACGATCCGTTTTTACATGATATTATTGTGAAAGCCACAAAATTGGACCCTAAAAATCGCTATCAGTCAGCAATGGAAATGCAAGCAGAGGTTAAAGAAAAATGGAATCAGTTAAACCTAGCTCAACAGCAGACAGTTGAACCAGATGGAATTTCTAAAAGGGTCATTGATGATAGTGAACAGCAACATGTAACGACGCCAATCCGTTCGTTTTTAAGCAAATATGTACCGGGATTTCGGACCGGCCAGCCATGGAAGATGACATTGGCAATTATTTATTATGTGTTTGTATTGATTGGATTACCAGGAACTATCTACGAAGGCAGAACAATGAGTGAAAAGCTGTTATTAGGTCTAGACGGCAGTATTCTTTTCATTTTACCTGTGCTGTTATTTACGAACTTTCTAAACTTTCATGAAAAAATTCCCTTGCTGAACGCTAAAAAAAATATCCTGCGTGGAATTGGATATAGTTTG
The DNA window shown above is from Enterococcus sp. 12C11_DIV0727 and carries:
- a CDS encoding serine/threonine-protein kinase, whose protein sequence is MGNVNNLKQFSYKEIEPLTDQINGPILVRENDTKEFFVKKCYPLYLQDNLMTLQKIKQSNLPRIQEVVSEYGQLYLYEEFIHGKTLSEIIKTSETLETKMILKLTLDLLEALIALHREGLVHRDVKPGNIMLTNDGVLKLIDFDAVRVFEEEKETDTVQLGTIGFASPEQFGFAQTDARSDLYAVGVVINVCSIKEYPKNQLSYDPFLHDIIVKATKLDPKNRYQSAMEMQAEVKEKWNQLNLAQQQTVEPDGISKRVIDDSEQQHVTTPIRSFLSKYVPGFRTGQPWKMTLAIIYYVFVLIGLPGTIYEGRTMSEKLLLGLDGSILFILPVLLFTNFLNFHEKIPLLNAKKNILRGIGYSLLVLSWLVYYGLFLFVTNGGVRK